A portion of the Chiroxiphia lanceolata isolate bChiLan1 chromosome 10, bChiLan1.pri, whole genome shotgun sequence genome contains these proteins:
- the MRPL44 gene encoding 39S ribosomal protein L44, mitochondrial: MAARLLLRAARPLLPPAGPGRGALGTALGTALGAAFSSGPPPEKKRWLRAYLEMQRLQAPPQRRSEQPNWDYHAEIQAFSHRLQENFSLDLLKTAFVNSCYIESEEARRRQLGVDKDTVALSLQDNTKLAEQGLRFARAYLTQCFEGAYPHLPAKGVEALVNFLTGQELVSYVAKNLAIQDLALCRDFPAPPQVLQRTFLAVIGALLESSGSERTGIFVRDFLIPQLIGKDLFEIWEVVNPMGLLVEELTKRNISAPEPRITRQLGVSTVLPVYFVGLYCDKKILAEGPGETLLAAEEEAARVALRKLYGYTENRRPWDYSKPKQGLAAEKAISSN, encoded by the exons ATGGCCGCGCGGCTGCTCCtgcgggcggcgcggccgctCCTGCCCCCGGCCGGGCCCGGGCGGGGCGCGCTGGGCACCGCGCTGGGCACCGCGCTCGGCGCCGCGTTCAGCTCCGGGCCGCCCCCCGAGAAGAAGCGATGGCTCCGAGCGTACCTGGAGATGCAGCGGCTGCAGGCGCCGCCGCAGCGGCG GTCCGAGCAGCCCAACTGGGATTACCACGCCGAGATCCAGGCCTTCAGCCACCGCCTGCAGGAGAACTTCTCTCTGGACCTTCTCAAGACGGCGTTTGTCAATTCCTGCTACATCGAGAGCGAGGAGGCGAGGCGCCGGCAGCTCGGCGTGGACAAGGACACGGTTGCCCTCAGCCTCCAGGATAACACCAAACTTGCGGAGCAGGGGCTGCGCTTCGCCCGCGCTTACCTGACACAGTGCTTTGAGGGCGCCTACCCACATTTACCTGCCAAGGGCGTAGAAGCGCTTGTTAATTTTCTGACCGGTCAGGAACTGGTCTCGTACGTGGCTAAAAACCTGGCTATCCAAGACCTCGCGCTTTGCAGGGACTTTCCAGCCCCACCACAAGTGCTGCAGAGGACGTTCCTCGCGGTGATAGGAGCCCTGCTGGAGAGCAGCGGGTCAGAGAGAACGGGCATCTTTGTCCGG GACTTCTTAATTCCCCAGCTGATCGGAAAAGACCTGTTTGAGATCTGGGAAGTTGTAAATCCTATGGGCTTACTGGTGGAAGAACTGACCAAGAGGAATATCTCTGCTCCAGAACCAAGAATTACCAGGCAGTTGGGAGTCAGCACAGTTCTGCCAGTGTACTTTGTTGGGTTGTACTG tGATAAGAAGATTTTAGCTGAAGGCCCTGGGGAGACGCTGCTCgctgcagaggaagaagctgCACGGGTGGCCCTGCGGAAGCTCTACGGGTACACAGAGAACAGGAGACCTTGGGACTACTCAAAACCCAAACAAGGACTGGCAGCTGAAAAGGCAATCAGCAGTAACTAG